One Cydia splendana chromosome 21, ilCydSple1.2, whole genome shotgun sequence genomic region harbors:
- the LOC134801156 gene encoding homeobox protein slou, translated as MTMLAMARGSEERREDEAEAEAGAEVDVVGVEEAAPVDLTRRLGLTRPPERSAIAFSVENILDPNKFTGRSEVPLRYDEQYWRPHYDRDDSDSVNQQHSDLETDEVETDDQTSNMDDDLLTQSDLDENGDPKSPSSKKGKSGSSSRDSKGGTKPRRARTAFTYEQLVSLENKFKTTRYLSVCERLNLALSLSLTETQVKIWFQNRRTKWKKQNPGMDVNSPTVPPPPGGAFPSGAYPGGLLYSHGVPYPFTGPGPYAPYFHHLAANHHHTHGSLGHSHT; from the exons ATGACGATGCTTGCGATGGCGCGAGGGTCAGAAGAAAGGCGAGAGGATGAGGCAGAGGCCGAAGCGGGGGCCGAAGTAGATGTAGTGGGCGTTGAAGAGGCCGCGCCCGTAGATTTAACGAGGAGGCTAGGCCTCACGAGGCCGCCGGAGAGGTCGGCGATAGCATTTTCAGTAGAAAATATTCTAGACCCTAATAAGTTTACTGGAAGGTCGGAGGTGCCATTGAGATACGACGAGCAGTATTGGAGGCCGCATTATGATAGAGATGACAGTGATTCAG TCAACCAGCAGCACTCGGACCTGGAGACGGATGAGGTGGAAACAGACGACCAGACATCCAACATGGACGATGACCTTCTCACGCAGTCGGACCTCGACGAGAATGGAGACCCCAAGAGCCCCAGCTCCAAGAAGGGGAAGTCCGGATCTTCTAGTAG GGACAGCAAAGGCGGCACGAAGCCGCGGCGCGCACGCACCGCCTTCACGTACGAGCAGCTGGTGTCTTTAGAGAACAAGTTCAAGACCACGCGCTACCTCTCTGTGTGTGAGCGGCTTAATCTGGCGCTGAGTCTGAGCTTGACAGAAACTCAG GTGAAAATCTGGTTCCAAAATCGCCGCACGAAATGGAAAAAGCAGAACCCAGGCATGGACGTCAACAGTCCCACCGTACCCCCACCCCCTGGGGGGGCCTTTCCATCCGGGGCTTACCCTGGAGGGTTACTATACTCTCACGGGGTCCCGTACCCCTTCACCGGCCCTGGGCCCTACGCGCCATACTTCCACCATCTAGCCGCCAACCATCACCATACCCATGGATCCCTAGGGCACTCCCACACGTGA